The region AACCAAGAAGGTAGCTAAGATGCCAAGCAATAGCCTCTCCTTCTCTGTCCGGGTCAGCTGCTAGAAAAACTTTCTCAGCCTTTTTTGCATAACCTTTTAATTCTTTTATTAGTGGTCCTTTGCCGCGAATAGAAATGTATTCTGGTTGATAATTATTTTCTACATCAATTGCCATGCGGCTTTTCGGTAAATCCCGAATATGACCTAAACTGGCAACAACTTTATAATTTTTGCCTAAATATTTTTCAATTGTTTTTGCTTTAGCCGGCGATTCAACGATCACCAAGTATTTATAGGCCAATGGAATGCTCCTTTCAAATGAGCTCTTATTTTCTCCTTTCAGCTTTTTTAATAGTTGAAAGAGAAATCGTTAATCATCTTATGCTATCCAATGCCCTTTTGTCAACTATTGAAATCCCGACCCAGCTAAAAACTTGTTTTTTTAACTATAATATAGAAGAGTTTTTTCACTATTTCTCTTTTTTTGTGAGGGTTCAATAGGACAATTCCTCTAAAATATGCTCAGCTGTCAAAACACATTTGGCCCCATGTAAAATCAATTCATTTGTACCTGTTGAATAAGGGTTAGTAATTGCTCCGGGAACAGCAAAAACTTCTCGTCCTTCTTGCAACGCAAGATTAGCTGTAATCAAACTTCCGCTACGAGACTGTGCTTCGACCACTAATGTCCCTACAGATAGTCCTGCGATAATACGATTTCTCATTGGGAAATGTTGTTTCAACGGTTTTTCGCCTATAGGGTACTCAGACAGCAGCAAATGATCTCTGCCGATTTCAGCTTGTAACGCTTTGTGTTCAAATGGATAAGCGAGGTCTAATCCAGTTCCGACTACCGCAATCGTTTTTCCTTTTTTTGAAATGGTCTTTTGATGAACTGCATAATCAATTCCTTTGGCTAATCCGCTGACCAGAACAAAGTCATTTTCTATCAATTCAGGAAG is a window of Carnobacterium mobile DSM 4848 DNA encoding:
- the dprA gene encoding DNA-processing protein DprA, with the protein product MEDHLLRNKIFHLAHCRGVGPITQIRMLTALLDDTGLSAAQLAIKAALSSKNTAIFLNSYAAIQLEAVMERYKKEHIHWLTILDNRYPEYLRQIYNPPVVLFYQGNLALLEQKLLAVVGARKNTAYGLFVLDQLLPELIENDFVLVSGLAKGIDYAVHQKTISKKGKTIAVVGTGLDLAYPFEHKALQAEIGRDHLLLSEYPIGEKPLKQHFPMRNRIIAGLSVGTLVVEAQSRSGSLITANLALQEGREVFAVPGAITNPYSTGTNELILHGAKCVLTAEHILEELSY